One part of the Segnochrobactrum spirostomi genome encodes these proteins:
- a CDS encoding enoyl-CoA hydratase family protein translates to MIAARVVAGPLAAYAAEHVLFSVQDGIASIVLNRPERKNPLTFESYAELVAIFRAARTDEDVKAFVVSGAGGNFSSGGDVFEIIGPLIAMGAKDLLRFTEMTGDLVKAMRACPQPIVAAVDGVCAGAGAILAMASDLRIGTEGAKVAFLFNRVGLAGCDMGACALLPRIVGQGRASELLFTGRAMSGAEGERWGFFNRLAEPQALLDEARTTARRIADGPTFANGMTKKMLQMEWAMGVDDAIEAEAIAQALCMKTEDFARAYHAFAAKEKPVFQGD, encoded by the coding sequence GTGATCGCCGCCCGCGTCGTCGCCGGCCCGCTCGCCGCCTATGCGGCCGAGCACGTGCTCTTCTCGGTCCAGGACGGCATCGCCTCGATCGTCCTCAACCGGCCGGAGCGGAAGAACCCGCTCACCTTCGAATCCTATGCCGAGCTCGTCGCGATCTTCCGGGCCGCCCGCACCGACGAGGACGTCAAGGCGTTCGTCGTGTCGGGGGCCGGCGGCAACTTCTCGTCCGGCGGCGACGTGTTCGAGATCATCGGCCCCTTGATCGCGATGGGCGCCAAGGATCTCCTGCGCTTCACCGAGATGACCGGCGATCTCGTCAAGGCGATGCGGGCCTGCCCGCAGCCGATCGTCGCCGCGGTGGACGGCGTCTGCGCCGGCGCCGGCGCGATCCTCGCCATGGCCTCGGATCTGCGCATCGGCACAGAGGGCGCCAAGGTCGCCTTCCTGTTCAACCGGGTCGGTCTCGCCGGCTGCGACATGGGCGCCTGCGCCCTGCTGCCCCGCATCGTCGGCCAGGGCCGGGCCTCGGAGCTTCTCTTCACCGGCCGCGCCATGTCGGGCGCCGAGGGCGAGCGCTGGGGCTTCTTCAACCGCCTCGCCGAACCGCAAGCCCTCCTCGACGAGGCGCGGACGACGGCCCGGCGCATCGCCGACGGCCCGACCTTCGCCAACGGCATGACGAAGAAGATGTTGCAGATGGAATGGGCGATGGGCGTCGACGACGCCATCGAGGCCGAAGCCATCGCCCAGGCTTTGTGCATGAAGACCGAGGATTTCGCCCGCGCCTATCACGCCTTCGCGGCGAAGGAGAAGCCGGTCTTCCAGGGCGATTGA
- a CDS encoding SDR family NAD(P)-dependent oxidoreductase, producing the protein MRGGRRALVTGGSRGIGRAIAAALIGAGYEVVILARDGAAVDRAVADRAASAGRAVDVTDSAALAAAIADTGPFDLLVNNAGGAHTAPFAKTDLDTFRRLYSLNVESAVAASQACLPAMIAAKRGRIVNIASTAGLKGFGYVSAYVAAKHALVGLTRAVALELAKTGVTVNAVCPGYTDTDLVAEGVRTIVAKTGRSEDDARAHFTASNPMGRLIAPEEVADAVLWLAGDGAAAVTGQAIVVAGGEL; encoded by the coding sequence GTGCGCGGCGGACGACGGGCGTTGGTGACGGGCGGCAGCCGTGGGATCGGCCGGGCCATCGCGGCGGCATTGATCGGGGCCGGCTACGAGGTCGTGATCCTCGCCCGCGACGGCGCGGCGGTCGACCGCGCGGTCGCCGACCGCGCCGCGAGCGCGGGCCGCGCCGTGGACGTGACCGACAGCGCGGCGCTTGCCGCCGCGATCGCCGACACCGGCCCCTTCGATCTCCTCGTCAACAATGCCGGCGGCGCCCACACCGCGCCCTTCGCCAAGACCGATCTCGACACCTTCCGCCGCCTCTATTCCCTCAACGTCGAGAGCGCGGTGGCGGCGAGCCAGGCCTGCCTGCCGGCGATGATCGCGGCGAAGCGCGGCCGCATCGTCAACATCGCCTCGACCGCCGGCCTCAAGGGCTTCGGCTATGTGAGCGCCTACGTGGCGGCGAAGCATGCCCTCGTCGGCCTCACCCGCGCCGTCGCCCTCGAACTCGCCAAGACGGGCGTGACCGTGAACGCCGTCTGCCCGGGCTACACCGACACCGATTTGGTCGCCGAGGGGGTGCGCACCATCGTCGCCAAGACCGGCCGCAGCGAAGACGACGCGCGCGCCCATTTCACCGCCTCGAACCCGATGGGCCGCCTGATCGCGCCCGAGGAGGTCGCCGACGCGGTGCTTTGGCTCGCGGGCGACGGCGCGGCGGCGGTGACCGGGCAGGCGATCGTCGTGGCGGGAGGAGAATTATGA